The following proteins are encoded in a genomic region of Gimesia algae:
- a CDS encoding glutamine--tRNA ligase/YqeY domain fusion protein: MSTPEETKSTDFIRTIIQEDNRRGKHDGRVMTRFPPEPNGYLHIGHAKSICLNFGIANENPGGLCNLRFDDTNPEKEDVEYVDSIKEDVRWLGFDWEDREYFASDYFDQLFEHAVRLIKKGKAYACDLPVDKMREYRGTATEPGKPSPGRSRSVEENLALFERMKNGEFKEGEYVLRAKIDLASPNFHMRDPVIYRVRHVHHHRTGDKWCIYPMYDYTHCISDSIEKVTHSICTLEFEDHRPLYDWILEELEIFHPQQIEFARLNMTYTVMSKRKLLELVKGDYVSGWDDPRMPTICGMRRRGVTPESLRAFCKTIGVTKFNSMTDKVVLENCIRDHLNQTAPRVMGVLHPLRVVIDNYPDDTSEELDAVNNPNDESAGTRKVPFSKVIYIEKEDFMEDPPKKFFRLSPGKEVRLRYAYFVTCVDVIKDENGEVIELHCTYDPETKGGDAPDGRKVKATLHWVSEAHALDAEVRLYDHLFSTPDPEDVPEDVDYKTNLNPHSLQVLSGCKLEPSLKEAEPGSRFQFERLGYFCVDSRESTPGKPVFNRTVTLRDTWARLEKQLENQPKGK; this comes from the coding sequence ATGTCAACTCCCGAAGAAACGAAGTCAACCGATTTCATTCGTACGATCATTCAGGAAGATAACCGCAGGGGCAAACATGATGGCCGTGTGATGACACGCTTCCCCCCTGAGCCTAACGGATATCTGCACATCGGTCATGCCAAGTCGATCTGTCTGAACTTTGGGATCGCCAATGAAAATCCCGGGGGGCTCTGTAATTTGCGGTTCGACGATACGAACCCTGAGAAAGAAGATGTCGAATACGTTGACTCTATCAAAGAAGACGTGCGCTGGCTCGGCTTCGACTGGGAAGATCGAGAATATTTTGCCTCCGATTATTTTGATCAACTGTTTGAACACGCCGTGAGGCTGATCAAAAAAGGGAAAGCCTACGCCTGTGACCTGCCTGTAGACAAGATGCGCGAGTACCGCGGGACCGCTACCGAACCTGGTAAACCCAGTCCGGGACGATCACGGTCTGTCGAGGAAAATCTGGCGCTGTTCGAACGCATGAAGAATGGCGAATTCAAAGAAGGGGAATACGTACTCAGAGCAAAGATTGATCTGGCCTCACCGAATTTTCACATGCGTGATCCTGTCATCTATCGCGTTCGTCATGTACATCACCACCGGACCGGGGATAAGTGGTGCATTTATCCCATGTACGATTACACGCATTGTATTTCCGATTCGATTGAAAAGGTCACTCACTCAATCTGTACGCTGGAGTTTGAAGATCATCGACCACTCTACGACTGGATTCTGGAAGAACTGGAAATCTTTCATCCTCAGCAGATCGAATTCGCGCGACTCAACATGACTTATACCGTGATGAGCAAACGCAAGCTGCTGGAACTCGTCAAAGGCGATTATGTTTCCGGCTGGGATGATCCTCGTATGCCCACAATTTGTGGCATGCGAAGACGCGGTGTTACTCCCGAGTCGCTGCGGGCGTTCTGTAAAACGATCGGTGTCACTAAATTTAACTCAATGACCGATAAAGTGGTACTGGAAAACTGCATTCGCGATCATCTGAATCAGACTGCCCCCCGTGTGATGGGAGTTCTGCATCCATTACGGGTGGTGATCGACAATTATCCGGATGACACATCAGAAGAACTCGATGCGGTCAATAATCCCAATGACGAATCTGCGGGAACCCGGAAGGTGCCGTTCTCCAAGGTGATCTACATCGAAAAAGAAGACTTCATGGAAGACCCTCCGAAGAAGTTCTTTCGATTGTCTCCCGGCAAGGAAGTACGACTGCGGTATGCTTATTTCGTGACATGTGTCGATGTGATCAAAGACGAAAACGGAGAGGTCATTGAATTGCATTGCACGTATGATCCCGAAACCAAAGGGGGGGATGCTCCCGATGGCCGCAAAGTCAAAGCAACTCTGCACTGGGTTTCAGAAGCACACGCGCTGGATGCAGAAGTCAGGCTGTACGATCACCTGTTTAGTACGCCTGATCCGGAAGATGTTCCTGAAGACGTTGATTACAAAACCAATCTGAATCCACATTCCCTGCAGGTTTTGAGTGGATGCAAACTGGAGCCCAGCCTGAAAGAGGCGGAGCCGGGAAGCCGCTTTCAGTTTGAACGACTGGGGTATTTTTGTGTCGATTCCCGCGAATCCACCCCCGGAAAGCCAGTTTTTAATCGTACGGTGACTCTGCGTGATACCTGGGCCCGACTGGAAAAACAGTTGGAGAACCAGCCGAAGGGCAAATAA
- the gltX gene encoding glutamate--tRNA ligase gives MSTVRTRFAPSPTGYMHIGGMRTALFNWLWARHNGGQFILRIDDTDQERNLSEALGPILQAFKWLGLDWDEGPEVGGSHGPYFQSERNDLYRGAVDKLLAAGKAYRDYDTPEQIQADREATSQEKKNYLNIRRSLELTESELEQYAAEGRPSVVRLLVPRDQKIQIDDAVRGRVEFDAGLMPDPVILRGNGTPLYNLATVIDDAQMQISHVIRAEEHLSNTPVQVLIYQALGYELPQFAHIPFVAAPGGKEKLGKRKLDKYRKSPQFKKMFDKAEAVFPRIGLENAGGLDPVMVEYYEKIGYLPEAILNSLARLGWSLDDKTEFMSLETIVENFTLDRIVKAAAGLDPDKLLNFQSHWMNQLSLEEKIEHCSPYLEKAGLVEDASQPEVKERISRVIVGMEDRLKVASDILEFDEFFVADDQLEYDDKAFKKRIQKSEEAVALLEKFKGQLAQADDFSASALDQLLHEFVEAEGIGMGQIIHALRVAVSGKGTGIGMFDCLSILGKESCLRRIDRAIGLTQNV, from the coding sequence ATGAGTACTGTTCGAACGCGTTTTGCTCCCAGTCCTACAGGCTATATGCACATTGGAGGCATGCGGACCGCGCTCTTCAACTGGCTCTGGGCAAGACACAATGGGGGACAGTTTATTCTCCGCATTGACGATACCGACCAGGAACGTAATCTGTCAGAGGCACTCGGTCCCATTCTGCAGGCCTTTAAATGGCTGGGACTCGACTGGGATGAAGGTCCCGAAGTGGGCGGCTCGCATGGTCCCTACTTTCAGTCCGAACGAAATGATCTGTATCGCGGTGCCGTCGACAAGTTACTGGCAGCCGGGAAAGCGTATCGGGATTATGATACCCCGGAGCAGATTCAGGCCGACCGCGAAGCCACCAGTCAGGAAAAGAAAAACTATCTGAATATCCGTCGTTCCCTGGAACTGACCGAGAGTGAACTAGAGCAGTATGCAGCGGAAGGGCGTCCGTCGGTAGTTCGTCTGCTGGTTCCCCGTGATCAGAAAATTCAGATTGATGATGCCGTGCGTGGTCGAGTGGAATTTGATGCCGGACTGATGCCCGATCCGGTCATCCTCCGCGGAAATGGAACGCCGCTATATAATCTGGCAACCGTCATCGACGATGCACAGATGCAGATCTCGCATGTCATTCGAGCAGAAGAGCATCTTTCCAATACTCCGGTCCAGGTACTGATTTATCAGGCGTTGGGGTACGAGTTGCCTCAATTCGCCCACATCCCGTTTGTGGCAGCGCCGGGTGGGAAAGAAAAACTGGGTAAGCGAAAGCTCGATAAATACCGCAAGAGCCCGCAGTTCAAGAAAATGTTCGATAAGGCGGAAGCCGTTTTCCCGCGGATTGGTCTGGAAAACGCCGGCGGGCTGGATCCGGTAATGGTCGAATATTACGAAAAGATCGGCTACCTGCCCGAAGCGATTCTGAATTCTCTGGCGCGGCTGGGCTGGTCGTTGGATGATAAGACCGAATTTATGTCATTAGAGACGATTGTCGAGAACTTTACCCTCGATCGGATTGTCAAAGCTGCTGCAGGTCTGGATCCCGATAAGTTACTCAACTTTCAGTCACATTGGATGAATCAGTTGTCACTGGAAGAAAAAATCGAACATTGCAGTCCCTATCTGGAGAAAGCGGGTCTGGTAGAAGATGCCAGCCAGCCTGAAGTGAAAGAGCGGATCAGTCGCGTGATTGTCGGCATGGAAGACCGTTTGAAAGTGGCCAGTGATATTCTGGAGTTCGACGAGTTTTTTGTGGCCGACGATCAACTGGAATATGATGACAAAGCCTTTAAAAAGCGGATTCAGAAATCGGAAGAAGCAGTAGCGCTGTTAGAAAAGTTTAAGGGTCAGCTGGCTCAGGCGGACGATTTCTCTGCGTCGGCCCTCGATCAGTTGCTGCATGAATTCGTGGAAGCCGAAGGAATTGGCATGGGACAGATCATTCATGCCCTGAGAGTTGCCGTCAGCGGCAAAGGAACCGGAATCGGGATGTTTGATTGCCTGTCGATTCTGGGAAAAGAGAGCTGTCTCAGGCGAATCGATCGGGCGATTGGTCTCACGCAGAATGTCTGA
- a CDS encoding DNA polymerase ligase N-terminal domain-containing protein — protein MMQQYVILHHDHPEVHWDLMLEEAGVLKTWRLPVPPEIDPASDETSLDLTAESLPDHRLVYLEYEGPVSGDRGTVARWDKGSFTLLEKKAGLYVALLTGEELAGRVTLKKTDEENQWDLNYTPFF, from the coding sequence ATGATGCAACAATACGTAATTCTCCACCACGACCATCCCGAAGTGCACTGGGATTTGATGCTGGAAGAGGCAGGGGTTCTCAAGACCTGGAGACTGCCGGTGCCACCTGAAATCGACCCTGCTTCCGATGAAACATCACTGGATCTGACCGCCGAGTCACTGCCCGATCATCGACTGGTCTACCTGGAATACGAAGGACCCGTCAGTGGAGATCGGGGCACAGTAGCGCGTTGGGACAAAGGGTCGTTCACGTTGCTGGAAAAAAAAGCAGGCTTATACGTAGCGTTGCTGACAGGTGAAGAACTTGCCGGACGCGTCACGTTGAAGAAGACTGATGAGGAAAACCAGTGGGATCTGAACTATACCCCTTTTTTCTGA
- a CDS encoding glycosyltransferase family 4 protein, translating to MSRRLTIVVPSLSLGGAEGVAAMMANHWAKQGHEVTLITLDSAETDTFTLEAGVQRVALDLMQDSENLFQAISNNRLRINFLQSAIARSQPDAVISLTDRINVLTLLATGKMRCPVLISERSDPRHHPIGRLWSFLRKRTYPRARTLVVQTQGVADFCRQWLKSTHIEVIPNAAPVPRSPEVPAVSAETLAVRTPSKVILGLGRLSHEKGFDLLIEAFAKVAAEFPDWKLQIAGEGPLRDSLQEQINNLGLQNQVELPGWTSEPELQLDQGAIFVLPSRYEGFPNALLQALSRGLACISFDCESGPAEIIRTETDGLLVPAGSVSELAQALKRLLGDEALRHRLANEALQVTERFSVEKYFLQWEQLLDQAISESKT from the coding sequence TTGTCACGTCGTTTGACCATTGTCGTTCCTTCTCTCAGCCTGGGTGGTGCCGAGGGAGTTGCAGCCATGATGGCCAATCATTGGGCAAAGCAGGGGCATGAAGTAACCCTGATTACCCTCGATTCTGCAGAAACCGATACCTTTACGCTGGAGGCAGGCGTGCAGCGAGTCGCGCTCGACCTCATGCAGGATTCGGAAAATCTGTTTCAAGCCATCTCCAATAACAGGTTGAGAATTAATTTTCTGCAGTCGGCGATTGCCCGATCCCAACCGGATGCTGTGATCAGTCTCACAGATCGAATAAATGTGTTGACGCTGCTGGCGACCGGAAAGATGCGCTGTCCCGTGCTTATCTCAGAACGCTCTGACCCGCGGCATCATCCGATTGGCAGACTCTGGTCGTTCCTGCGCAAACGAACTTATCCGCGTGCGCGTACCCTGGTCGTTCAGACACAGGGAGTGGCTGATTTCTGCAGGCAATGGTTGAAATCGACTCACATCGAAGTGATTCCGAATGCGGCACCAGTACCTCGTTCGCCGGAAGTCCCCGCTGTTTCGGCTGAAACACTTGCTGTACGAACTCCTTCCAAAGTGATTCTTGGCCTGGGGCGTCTTTCTCATGAGAAAGGCTTTGATTTACTGATTGAAGCGTTTGCGAAGGTGGCTGCTGAATTCCCGGATTGGAAATTACAGATAGCAGGAGAAGGTCCCCTCCGCGATTCTCTTCAAGAGCAAATCAATAACCTGGGATTACAGAATCAGGTTGAGTTACCGGGTTGGACGTCCGAACCGGAACTGCAACTGGATCAGGGAGCGATCTTCGTATTACCTTCCCGGTATGAAGGTTTTCCTAATGCACTCCTGCAGGCGCTGTCCCGCGGCCTGGCGTGTATCAGTTTTGATTGTGAGAGTGGACCTGCAGAGATTATTCGAACGGAGACTGACGGTCTACTCGTTCCTGCAGGCAGCGTTTCAGAGCTTGCGCAGGCGCTGAAACGCCTGCTGGGGGATGAGGCACTTCGCCATCGACTGGCGAACGAAGCTTTGCAGGTGACAGAACGTTTTTCTGTAGAGAAATACTTTCTGCAGTGGGAGCAACTGCTTGATCAGGCTATTTCCGAAAGTAAAACATGA
- a CDS encoding exonuclease/endonuclease/phosphatase family protein, whose translation MAEKSKKKTSLVKSWKLRGLALLLIGLMGGGMFHFDIVKPKQVTRWVSDIISSTVSPSTPSDWNATEIDLPRSDETIRIATFNIQVFGQSKMQKPEVPQILARIIQQFDVVAIQEIRALDQSFLDDFLKILNAGEQQFGCLVGPRQGRTASKEQYAYFYNTARITVNEKWTYTVIDKYDKLHRPPYVAHFQTLSPSSSNPFTFSLINIHTDPDETDQELDVLDDVYRVVANDGSQEDDVILLGDLNVDDQHLGELGRVSDIMWTVSKTPTNTRKSKQYDNILFNRRRSQEFTGRTGVYDFRTRFKLSEKEALTVSDHLPVWAEFHISENGGVRQASAAQPVAR comes from the coding sequence ATGGCCGAAAAGTCTAAAAAGAAAACATCTCTCGTTAAATCATGGAAACTGCGCGGACTGGCGCTGCTGCTCATCGGCTTGATGGGTGGAGGCATGTTCCATTTCGATATTGTCAAACCGAAACAGGTTACGCGCTGGGTTTCCGATATTATCTCATCGACGGTCTCCCCGTCGACTCCCTCTGACTGGAATGCGACAGAGATTGACCTGCCCCGATCCGATGAAACCATTCGCATCGCCACCTTTAACATTCAGGTGTTCGGTCAGAGTAAGATGCAGAAACCGGAAGTCCCTCAGATTCTGGCCCGCATCATTCAGCAGTTCGATGTGGTCGCAATTCAGGAAATTCGTGCGTTAGATCAGTCGTTTCTGGATGACTTTCTGAAGATTCTCAATGCGGGAGAACAGCAGTTCGGCTGCCTGGTCGGCCCCCGACAGGGTCGCACGGCCAGTAAGGAGCAGTACGCGTACTTCTATAATACAGCGCGGATTACCGTCAATGAAAAATGGACCTACACGGTCATTGACAAATACGACAAGTTACATCGACCGCCTTATGTCGCTCATTTTCAGACGCTCAGTCCTTCCAGCAGCAATCCCTTTACCTTTTCTCTGATCAATATCCACACCGATCCGGATGAAACCGATCAGGAACTGGATGTTCTGGATGACGTGTATCGTGTCGTCGCCAATGATGGCAGCCAGGAAGATGACGTCATTCTGCTGGGTGATCTGAATGTGGATGATCAGCACCTGGGCGAACTGGGTCGCGTATCTGACATCATGTGGACCGTTTCAAAAACACCAACCAATACCAGAAAATCAAAGCAATACGATAACATTCTATTCAACCGTCGTCGATCTCAGGAGTTTACAGGTCGGACGGGTGTTTATGATTTCCGAACCCGTTTCAAACTGTCAGAGAAAGAGGCACTCACGGTTTCTGATCATCTCCCCGTCTGGGCGGAATTTCATATATCCGAAAACGGTGGGGTGAGACAGGCATCCGCCGCACAGCCTGTAGCACGTTAA
- a CDS encoding metallophosphoesterase yields the protein MEEWINGLILIMLSIGHAELWVTFINRTHALPVHEPLLKKTRHVTYFMILAFPLFLFVMVGLYSPGVLRGGEWSQLSFWWKPVFLLCTLGFLGLLVSVFRHLFYRIPRLQTESQSEIINVRERLGQTLIGNGPYHYLAGLPLNEIFSVEFSRKTFVLDRLPTAWDGLKVLHLSDLHFSGTLTRDYFCELCRIAQESKPDLIIFSGDLVDEMHCLDWLDETLGQLQAPLGRYFILGNHDWNQLSEQIRMSLTRLGWIDVSSQTLRLEHAGHSMLLAGTEVPWMGQHPVLPSQLGGESADFLLLISHTPDNYYWACSQGYDLVLAGHTHGGQVRLPLIGPVFAPSVHGTRYTSGTFYRKSTLMHVSRGVSGIHPLRWLCRPEFSLLTLRSGE from the coding sequence ATGGAAGAATGGATCAATGGCCTGATTTTGATCATGTTATCAATAGGCCATGCAGAGCTCTGGGTCACATTCATTAACCGTACGCATGCTCTCCCGGTTCATGAGCCCTTGCTCAAAAAAACAAGGCACGTGACCTACTTCATGATTCTGGCCTTTCCGCTATTTCTGTTTGTTATGGTGGGCCTGTACTCCCCGGGTGTGTTGCGCGGTGGGGAGTGGAGTCAGCTCTCCTTCTGGTGGAAGCCTGTGTTTCTGCTTTGTACTCTCGGTTTTCTGGGGTTACTGGTTTCTGTTTTCAGACATCTGTTCTACCGTATTCCCCGTCTTCAAACAGAGAGCCAATCAGAGATCATAAACGTCCGTGAACGGCTGGGTCAGACTTTGATTGGTAACGGGCCTTATCACTATCTCGCCGGTCTGCCCTTAAATGAAATCTTCAGTGTCGAATTTTCTCGCAAAACCTTTGTGCTTGATCGACTGCCGACTGCCTGGGACGGGTTGAAGGTCCTGCATTTGAGCGACCTGCATTTCTCAGGAACGCTGACCAGAGACTATTTTTGTGAGCTGTGTCGGATTGCTCAGGAATCCAAACCGGATCTCATCATTTTCTCAGGCGATCTGGTCGATGAGATGCATTGTCTGGACTGGCTGGACGAGACATTGGGGCAGCTGCAGGCTCCCCTGGGACGGTATTTTATCCTGGGGAACCATGACTGGAATCAGCTGAGTGAGCAGATACGAATGTCGCTGACTCGTCTGGGCTGGATTGATGTCTCTTCACAAACACTTCGGCTGGAACACGCTGGTCATTCGATGTTGCTGGCGGGAACGGAAGTCCCCTGGATGGGACAGCATCCTGTATTACCTTCTCAATTGGGAGGGGAATCAGCTGATTTTCTGCTGCTTATCAGCCACACACCGGATAACTATTACTGGGCCTGTTCTCAGGGATATGATCTGGTGCTCGCCGGGCATACGCATGGCGGGCAGGTCAGATTGCCGTTAATCGGACCGGTTTTCGCTCCGAGTGTGCATGGGACCCGCTACACCAGTGGTACGTTTTATCGAAAATCGACATTGATGCACGTCAGCCGGGGCGTCTCAGGGATTCATCCTCTGCGATGGTTGTGTCGTCCGGAGTTTAGCCTGTTAACTCTGCGATCCGGCGAATAG
- a CDS encoding UbiD family decarboxylase, with translation MGYRGLRACVNDLERAGQLIRIEQKIDANLEAAEIQRRVYQAGGPAVFFANVKDCRFPMVSNLFGTLERTRYIFRDALQAVNHLVELKVDPSRFWKHPFRYRDVPFSLLHMLPRSRRTGPVMENQIRISDLPQLKSWPNDGGPFVTLPQVYTESPKRGGLMNSNLGMYRIQLDGNEYQPDQQIGMHYQIHRSIGVHHAEAIEKGEPLKVNIFVGGSPAMTLSAVMPLPEGLSELTFAGALSKRAIRMVKNKKGLPIYADADFCITGWIDPEKLLPEGPFGDHLGYYSLAHPFPVMNVEAVYHRNDAIWPFTVVGRPPQEDTAFGAIIHEITGPAIPSVIPGVQQVNAVDAAGVHPLLLAIGSERYTPYDQERKPQEILTNANAILGQGQLSLAKYLMIVAREDRPELDAEEIEEFLSHLLERIDWKRDLHFQTCTTIDTLDYSGTGFNTGSKVVMAAAGPVKRKLLTEIPADCSLPEGFSRPKLCRPGIVAVKAPAYQEQNHDLRRFSAELPSSHSLNQFPLIVIVDDSEFTAASLNNFLWTVFTRSNPASDIDGIDAFTENKHWGCRGALVIDARIKPWHAPPLIEDPEITRRVDQLGAPGGPLHGII, from the coding sequence ATGGGATACCGTGGACTGCGTGCATGTGTGAACGACCTGGAACGAGCGGGTCAGTTAATTCGAATCGAACAGAAAATCGATGCGAATCTCGAAGCGGCAGAAATTCAGCGTCGCGTCTATCAGGCAGGAGGCCCGGCAGTCTTCTTCGCCAATGTCAAAGATTGCCGCTTTCCCATGGTCAGCAATCTGTTTGGCACGCTGGAACGCACGCGTTATATTTTTCGAGACGCCTTACAGGCCGTCAACCATCTGGTCGAATTGAAAGTTGATCCTTCCCGGTTCTGGAAACATCCCTTTCGATATCGGGATGTCCCCTTTTCCCTGCTCCACATGCTACCCCGCTCACGCAGGACCGGGCCCGTGATGGAGAATCAGATTCGCATCAGTGATTTGCCTCAGCTCAAAAGCTGGCCGAATGATGGTGGCCCCTTTGTCACGCTGCCACAGGTCTATACGGAATCCCCCAAACGGGGTGGGCTGATGAATTCCAACCTGGGAATGTACCGCATTCAACTGGATGGAAACGAATATCAGCCCGACCAGCAGATCGGCATGCATTATCAGATTCATCGCAGTATCGGTGTGCATCATGCAGAAGCGATTGAAAAAGGAGAGCCGCTCAAAGTCAACATTTTTGTCGGCGGTAGCCCTGCGATGACGCTCTCGGCGGTGATGCCTTTGCCGGAAGGGCTCTCCGAACTCACCTTCGCCGGCGCACTGAGCAAACGCGCCATTCGCATGGTGAAGAATAAAAAGGGACTGCCGATTTATGCCGATGCCGACTTCTGCATCACCGGCTGGATCGATCCTGAGAAACTGTTACCGGAAGGCCCGTTCGGCGATCACCTGGGCTACTATAGTCTGGCACACCCGTTTCCCGTGATGAATGTGGAAGCCGTCTATCATCGCAATGACGCCATCTGGCCTTTTACTGTGGTCGGCAGACCTCCACAGGAAGACACTGCCTTCGGTGCCATCATTCATGAGATTACCGGCCCCGCGATTCCATCCGTCATTCCCGGCGTACAGCAGGTCAATGCCGTCGATGCGGCCGGCGTACATCCCTTGCTACTGGCGATTGGCAGCGAACGCTATACACCCTATGACCAGGAACGCAAGCCACAGGAAATACTGACGAACGCCAATGCGATTCTCGGACAGGGACAATTGAGCCTGGCAAAATATCTGATGATTGTGGCCCGGGAGGATCGGCCCGAACTGGATGCCGAAGAGATTGAGGAATTCCTGTCCCATCTGCTCGAACGGATTGACTGGAAACGCGATCTGCATTTTCAGACCTGCACAACCATCGATACGCTGGATTATTCGGGAACCGGTTTCAATACTGGTTCCAAGGTTGTGATGGCGGCAGCCGGACCCGTGAAACGAAAATTACTGACAGAGATTCCGGCTGACTGTTCGTTGCCTGAGGGTTTCTCCCGTCCAAAACTATGTCGACCGGGAATCGTAGCGGTCAAAGCACCCGCGTACCAGGAACAGAATCACGACCTGCGCCGGTTCTCTGCAGAACTGCCTTCCAGCCACTCCCTGAATCAGTTCCCACTGATTGTGATCGTTGATGACAGTGAATTTACCGCGGCCAGCCTCAACAATTTTTTATGGACGGTCTTCACACGTTCCAATCCCGCCAGCGACATTGACGGCATTGATGCTTTTACGGAAAACAAGCACTGGGGCTGCCGTGGCGCTCTGGTGATTGATGCCCGGATTAAACCCTGGCACGCCCCGCCCCTGATTGAAGACCCCGAGATCACCCGACGCGTCGATCAACTGGGCGCCCCCGGCGGCCCATTGCATGGAATCATTTAA
- a CDS encoding alpha/beta hydrolase, which yields MQLQRFQLKSILAVTCAIMILLVHSQGSAQKPKPKKKQPPFQWVNALKLKLPGVKHATFHSPSMNVDVGYCIYLPPQYNAAGNEQKRFPVVYYLHGGRPGSETKSVRLAQQIHEHISKGEVAPMIYVFVNGGPVSHYNMADQNNAMGEDVFVKELIPHIDATYRTIADRDGRGIEGFSQGGRGTTRIMFKHPQLFCSAAPGGAGHSTEKRISEENGQERPGLVFAKGDNTYDLARNYASHQEPELPILIHVGTKGFNYQNNLEYMDFLKSLKIPFEKLIVPDVPHSAVKIYEKEGLKIMQFHAQNFRKASQQ from the coding sequence ATGCAACTACAGCGTTTTCAGCTTAAATCAATTCTGGCAGTTACTTGTGCAATCATGATTCTGTTGGTTCACAGTCAAGGGTCAGCACAAAAACCAAAGCCAAAGAAAAAGCAGCCACCATTCCAGTGGGTCAATGCACTCAAACTGAAACTTCCAGGAGTGAAGCATGCGACATTTCACAGCCCGTCCATGAACGTGGATGTGGGCTACTGCATCTATCTGCCACCCCAGTACAACGCAGCGGGGAATGAACAAAAACGCTTCCCGGTGGTCTACTATCTGCACGGCGGTCGACCCGGCAGTGAAACCAAAAGTGTCCGCCTGGCGCAGCAGATACACGAACATATTTCCAAAGGTGAAGTGGCACCGATGATCTACGTTTTCGTCAACGGTGGTCCCGTCAGTCACTACAATATGGCCGACCAAAATAATGCGATGGGAGAAGATGTTTTTGTGAAAGAGTTGATCCCTCATATCGATGCCACTTACCGCACGATCGCAGACCGAGATGGGCGAGGAATTGAAGGCTTTTCACAAGGAGGTCGCGGCACAACCCGGATCATGTTCAAACATCCGCAACTCTTCTGTTCGGCGGCCCCCGGTGGTGCCGGTCACTCGACGGAAAAGCGAATCTCGGAAGAGAACGGCCAGGAAAGACCCGGACTGGTATTTGCGAAAGGCGATAACACATACGACCTGGCACGGAACTACGCCAGCCATCAGGAACCGGAACTGCCCATCCTGATTCATGTCGGCACAAAAGGCTTTAACTATCAGAACAATCTTGAGTACATGGATTTTCTGAAGTCATTAAAGATTCCGTTCGAAAAACTCATCGTCCCCGATGTCCCTCACAGCGCAGTCAAAATTTACGAAAAAGAGGGATTGAAAATCATGCAGTTCCATGCACAGAATTTTCGCAAAGCGAGCCAGCAGTGA
- a CDS encoding tetratricopeptide repeat protein translates to MFAQQDPISAPQDPLLNDPSLYEGPSPLWSFLESGFTFLYLLFWIWMLVDCLRKDPDRFLWFWVILVFQPFGALIYFFIRWLPTNQLQLPEFARPLLRQRRLNELETAAMQIGNAYQFVRWGDALKDAGVFQKSLAAYQQALVKEPDNLPALWGAAQMKMKFKDFQEAHSLCQKVLAIDPEYKFGDVSLMYCKTLCELDTPEKAREQLVTHTRRWRQPEALYMLATLEADAGDQQAARKTLQSMLLDINGSPRGIARKFVRWKSKAKRLLKKLPKA, encoded by the coding sequence ATGTTTGCACAACAAGACCCCATTTCTGCTCCCCAGGATCCGCTCCTGAATGACCCGAGTCTGTATGAAGGTCCCTCGCCACTCTGGTCATTTCTGGAGAGCGGGTTTACGTTTTTGTATCTGCTGTTCTGGATCTGGATGCTCGTTGACTGTCTCCGAAAAGATCCGGACCGATTTCTGTGGTTCTGGGTAATCCTGGTCTTTCAGCCTTTCGGCGCACTAATTTATTTCTTTATCCGCTGGTTGCCCACAAACCAGCTTCAGCTGCCGGAATTTGCCAGACCTCTGCTGCGGCAGCGTCGATTAAACGAGCTGGAGACGGCCGCGATGCAGATTGGTAATGCCTACCAGTTTGTACGCTGGGGAGATGCTTTGAAAGATGCAGGGGTCTTTCAGAAAAGTCTGGCTGCTTATCAGCAGGCATTAGTTAAAGAACCCGACAACCTGCCGGCACTGTGGGGCGCAGCGCAGATGAAAATGAAGTTCAAAGACTTTCAGGAAGCGCACTCACTCTGCCAGAAAGTACTCGCGATTGATCCTGAATACAAGTTTGGTGATGTTTCTCTGATGTATTGCAAAACACTCTGCGAACTGGATACACCAGAAAAGGCGCGCGAGCAGTTGGTGACTCATACGCGGCGCTGGCGTCAACCTGAGGCATTATACATGCTGGCGACTCTGGAAGCAGACGCAGGGGACCAGCAGGCCGCCCGCAAGACACTGCAGTCGATGCTGCTGGATATCAACGGCAGCCCGCGGGGAATCGCCCGCAAGTTTGTGCGCTGGAAAAGTAAAGCGAAACGGTTACTGAAAAAACTTCCGAAAGCATAG